From the Pectobacterium carotovorum genome, one window contains:
- the cysW gene encoding sulfate/thiosulfate ABC transporter permease CysW: protein MAEIPTVKTRRQAHPVRQERNRGRAALIALGVILSLIMLVIPLVSIFAAALAHGLGGVWRNLSDPDMLHAIGLTLLVVAIVVPVNLVFGTLLAWLVTRFQFPGRQLLLTLIDIPFAVSPVVAGLLYLLFYSTNGPVGGWLDEQGIQLMFAWPGIALVTIFVTCPFMVRELVPVMMSQGSQEEEAAVLLGASGWQVFYRVTLPNIRWALLYGVVLTNARAIGEFGAVSVVSGAIRGETYTLPLQVELLHQDYNSVGAFTAAALLTVMAILTLFIKSALQWRVKRQMAQGREQNPPEKQ from the coding sequence ATGGCTGAGATTCCTACCGTGAAGACTCGGCGTCAGGCTCATCCTGTTCGGCAGGAACGCAACCGGGGGAGGGCAGCGCTGATTGCGCTGGGCGTGATATTATCGCTCATCATGCTGGTCATCCCTTTGGTGTCAATTTTTGCCGCGGCGCTGGCGCACGGGCTGGGGGGCGTCTGGCGTAACCTGAGCGATCCTGACATGCTGCATGCGATTGGCCTCACGCTGCTGGTGGTCGCGATTGTTGTACCGGTAAATCTGGTCTTTGGCACGCTGCTGGCGTGGCTGGTCACGCGCTTTCAGTTTCCGGGGCGGCAACTGCTGCTCACGCTGATCGACATTCCTTTTGCCGTCTCGCCGGTGGTCGCGGGTTTACTGTATCTGCTTTTTTACAGCACCAACGGGCCGGTTGGCGGCTGGCTGGATGAGCAGGGGATACAGCTGATGTTTGCCTGGCCGGGCATCGCGCTGGTGACCATATTCGTGACCTGCCCGTTTATGGTCAGGGAGCTGGTTCCGGTGATGATGAGTCAGGGCAGTCAGGAAGAAGAGGCTGCCGTGCTGCTTGGTGCCTCGGGCTGGCAGGTGTTCTATCGGGTGACGCTACCGAATATTCGCTGGGCGCTGTTGTATGGCGTGGTGTTGACGAATGCCAGAGCGATTGGCGAGTTTGGCGCGGTATCCGTGGTGTCGGGGGCGATTCGCGGTGAAACCTATACGCTGCCGCTTCAGGTTGAATTGCTGCATCAGGATTATAACAGCGTAGGGGCGTTTACTGCGGCGGCGCTGTTAACCGTGATGGCGATCCTGACGCTGTTCATCAAAAGCGCTTTGCAGTGGCGAGTGAAGCGGCAAATGGCGCAAGGGCGGGAACAGAATCCGCCTGAAAAGCAGTAA
- a CDS encoding sulfate ABC transporter substrate-binding protein yields the protein MNHVQVKGWLVKGSLALSLLLGGQSAVSATELLNSSYDVSRELFVALNPGFEKQWLSQHPNDPLTIKQSHAGSSKQALAILQGLKADVVTYNQVTDVQILHDRGQLIPADWQARLPNNSSPFYSTMAFLVRKGNPKGIHDWNDLVRDDVKLIFPNPKTSGNARYTYLAAWGATSKANGGDEAKTREWVKRFLANVAVFDTGGRGATTTFVERQLGDVLISFESEVNNIRNQYGAENYEVIVPKVNVLAEFPVAWIDKNVEKNGTEQAAKTYLNYLYSPEAQKIITDFYYRVNNPELTQTLKSRFPETTLFRVEDQFGTWPQVMKTHFDTGGELDKLLAAGRQ from the coding sequence ATGAATCACGTACAGGTGAAAGGCTGGCTGGTGAAAGGTTCTCTGGCGCTGTCATTGCTGCTGGGTGGGCAGAGCGCTGTCTCCGCTACCGAGCTGCTGAACAGCTCTTATGATGTGTCACGTGAGCTCTTTGTTGCGCTCAATCCCGGTTTTGAAAAACAGTGGCTGTCGCAGCATCCTAACGATCCGCTGACGATCAAACAGTCGCATGCCGGCTCGTCTAAGCAAGCGCTGGCTATTCTGCAAGGCCTGAAGGCCGATGTCGTGACCTATAACCAGGTGACGGACGTCCAGATCCTGCACGATCGCGGGCAGTTGATTCCCGCCGATTGGCAAGCGCGTTTACCGAATAACAGCTCTCCATTCTACTCCACCATGGCGTTTCTGGTTCGCAAAGGCAACCCTAAAGGGATTCACGATTGGAACGATCTGGTGCGTGATGACGTTAAGCTGATTTTCCCGAATCCGAAAACCTCCGGCAATGCCCGTTACACCTACCTTGCGGCCTGGGGCGCGACCAGTAAAGCCAACGGTGGCGATGAGGCCAAAACTCGCGAGTGGGTAAAGCGCTTTCTGGCGAACGTCGCGGTATTTGATACCGGCGGCCGTGGCGCAACCACCACGTTTGTGGAGCGCCAGTTGGGCGATGTGCTGATCAGCTTTGAATCCGAGGTGAATAACATTCGCAACCAGTACGGCGCTGAGAACTACGAGGTGATCGTCCCGAAGGTCAACGTGCTGGCGGAGTTCCCCGTGGCGTGGATCGACAAGAATGTCGAGAAGAATGGCACCGAGCAGGCGGCAAAAACCTATCTGAATTATCTGTATAGCCCGGAGGCGCAGAAAATCATTACCGACTTTTACTACCGTGTGAATAACCCTGAATTGACGCAAACGCTGAAATCCCGCTTCCCGGAGACTACTTTATTCCGGGTGGAAGATCAGTTTGGAACGTGGCCGCAGGTGATGAAAACCCACTTCGACACCGGTGGTGAGCTGGATAAACTGCTGGCGGCTGGTCGTCAGTAA
- the cysT gene encoding sulfate/thiosulfate ABC transporter permease CysT encodes MFSGSGKRVLPGFALSLGSSLLFVCLILLLPLSALVMQLSEMSLAQYWAVISNPQVVAAYKVTLLAAGLATVFNAGFGLLMAWILTRYRFPGRALLDGLMDLPFALPTAVAGLTLAALFSTTGWYGAWLAEFGIKVSYTWLGIAVAMAFTSIPFVVRTVQPVLEELGPEYEEAAQTLGANRWQCFRYVILPELTPALLTGTAMSFARSLGEFGAVIFIAGNIAWQTEVVSLMIFIRLQEFDFPAASAIASVVLAASLLILFAVNVLQSRFGQRTRSV; translated from the coding sequence CTGTTTTCTGGTTCAGGTAAACGGGTGCTGCCGGGATTCGCATTGAGTCTGGGCAGCAGTCTGCTGTTCGTTTGTCTGATTCTGTTACTGCCTTTAAGCGCGCTGGTGATGCAGCTTTCAGAAATGAGTCTGGCGCAGTACTGGGCGGTGATTTCCAATCCGCAGGTGGTGGCGGCTTACAAAGTAACGCTCTTGGCGGCAGGGCTGGCGACGGTATTTAATGCGGGATTTGGCCTGTTAATGGCGTGGATTCTGACGCGTTATCGCTTTCCCGGACGAGCCCTGCTGGACGGGCTGATGGACTTACCCTTTGCGCTTCCCACGGCTGTGGCTGGACTAACGCTGGCCGCGCTATTTTCAACCACTGGCTGGTATGGGGCATGGCTGGCTGAATTCGGTATCAAGGTGTCGTACACCTGGCTGGGGATTGCGGTGGCGATGGCGTTCACCAGTATTCCTTTTGTGGTGCGTACCGTTCAGCCTGTGCTGGAAGAATTGGGGCCAGAATACGAAGAGGCGGCGCAGACCCTGGGGGCGAATCGCTGGCAGTGTTTTCGCTATGTCATTTTACCGGAATTAACTCCGGCGCTCTTAACGGGCACCGCGATGTCGTTTGCCCGCAGCCTGGGTGAATTTGGCGCGGTCATCTTTATTGCAGGGAATATCGCCTGGCAGACGGAAGTTGTTTCGCTGATGATTTTTATCCGCTTGCAGGAGTTTGATTTCCCTGCCGCGAGCGCGATTGCTTCCGTTGTGTTAGCGGCTTCCTTATTAATACTGTTCGCCGTCAATGTGCTGCAAAGCCGTTTTGGCCAACGGACCCGGAGCGTGTAA